One part of the Pseudomonas sp. MYb118 genome encodes these proteins:
- a CDS encoding DUF6543 domain-containing protein, producing MNQRQLEAAAQPDAHFHHAFNNLPDWLLKGTPATRNALKTARLQPHATAQHAALQAACADHLTWRNRIESRLANLRNPQDFAAPLLTAALKTRFGLELDVRTTFLRLYIPRHIPWFPIPSGAARAWTVSLLDAALHNFQESETHTGAFEPDSTYITRPSPQGHFDILPAVKQQLSIQRFTQLCRELDIGGQYQAYLKEMLGLTCPVASEVIKADVIHSHTSALRAALHLAHLRQDLPTDLYRSMLDHAEGRAVAQLDGQPMLGHDLTMMSSTLTNIVVFAPDAMHPRPTARIVVYIPDDPEHPLKLYDSPSAFVQALTLKLREPDYQAFFSRFVDHAERGHFFAGLNQRLTRVIWHPHTRGEPMPTWRNTPIDQPNLRFSVDPINTDLWTHLYQRQLNKILNDASHIAVPTASADRAARWALWDALSKVASAIVQVASFVALPFVPFLGELMLGYMAWQLLDDSFEGIIDWAEGLQSEALGQLLALTDSAVQFGLFAVGGAIASQTFSRVLSPQTLALFDSLKAVKTDAGKTRYWRPDLTPYEQAIELPKGLKPDQRGLYQHQGNTVLRLENKLYTVQVDINTGRYRIEHPHRADAYQPVLRHNGHGAWQTVLDDPLAWDRETVLRRLGHSVESFSPFERELILRISGFHDNVLRETHVEHQRPPSLLTDTIKRFRIDRDIRALLDQPGHPEREEALTNPLTVFGYRYDALEKTDDRLVQRLQGEERGLPTDIAQELVDNATGSELRQLQAGQVPRRLKDVAIKAMEAVRTARAFEGFYLRTGETLDTHRLTLHSLPSLPGWPADLRIELRAYSASGEVLDSIGPADAPTQKALVCTADGAVHLADDNAQSGTFYQAILHTLTRQQREALGVAGTHGEALKQQVIIQATRTPSLRTLLAKHPNRKTLYDPSTMRLPGGTEGYFRSTSPTPTLDMRVREVYPNLDPQELRAMVLRLQNHPDGARMVLSRLTSESDALNVDLQRWVAQAPTVNAQTGLPLEPLERRAMRHNRRLLAEEIQRSWQRQSERDVDAADGSQRYRLSFGEPIPGDLPALRADFSHVTTLALTGDKAAHGLPDFLQSFTGLRRLELHGFTLDSLPQAIGRNSQLQTLILSDCGITLDERAWKSLASMSHLKQLDLAANRFTSVPSIDSLPALEHLDLSNTGLTALPHGTWQHPELKTLLLMNNAIGDLPAELFESEVYERRGLNLANNPLDEASWEQIKQQYFETSYDLGVAAPEADVQRVMALYPTLDATQASDFVYELPGTFTQGRSMLDSLEQELSRLSQDLDNWATELPQLHPQTGEALDAGQLFVEHLNRERFMQQLLRCWRHETQLDGFDDHLEPTYELSLDAPILGELPTLRADFSHVSVLDLRGVDGLARIGRFLDAFAHLKRLRLRNFDLGNIPNTVFKLGRLYSLALPNCGITLTEESANALAGLELLDYLDLASNPLGRTPDLGQMPDLINLLLDHTGITELPNGLLNRAELHWADLSNNAITEVPSDLSEMPTALAENLHLRNNPLSEAALQRLVDYYERTGISFSVDAVNERGESPPLAARETQADE from the coding sequence ATGAATCAGCGGCAACTCGAAGCGGCGGCTCAGCCCGACGCGCATTTTCATCACGCCTTCAACAATCTGCCCGACTGGCTGCTCAAGGGCACACCCGCCACGCGCAATGCATTGAAAACCGCACGGCTGCAACCGCACGCCACCGCACAACATGCGGCGCTGCAAGCTGCCTGTGCCGATCACCTGACATGGCGCAATCGCATCGAATCGCGGCTGGCCAATCTGCGCAACCCTCAGGACTTCGCCGCCCCGCTGCTCACAGCGGCACTGAAAACCCGCTTCGGCCTCGAACTGGATGTCAGGACCACTTTCCTGCGCTTGTACATTCCCCGGCACATTCCCTGGTTCCCGATCCCCTCCGGTGCCGCGCGCGCCTGGACGGTCTCGTTGCTGGACGCCGCCCTGCACAATTTCCAGGAATCGGAAACCCACACCGGCGCCTTCGAGCCAGACTCGACCTACATCACCCGGCCCTCGCCCCAGGGCCATTTCGACATCTTGCCGGCGGTCAAACAGCAACTGTCGATCCAGCGCTTTACCCAGTTGTGCCGCGAACTGGACATCGGCGGCCAGTACCAGGCCTACCTCAAGGAAATGCTCGGCCTGACCTGCCCGGTGGCCAGCGAGGTGATCAAGGCCGATGTCATCCACAGCCACACCAGCGCCCTCCGTGCGGCGTTGCATCTGGCCCATCTGCGCCAGGACCTGCCCACTGACCTCTACCGGTCGATGCTCGACCACGCCGAAGGTCGCGCGGTTGCCCAACTGGACGGCCAGCCGATGCTTGGCCACGACCTGACGATGATGTCGTCGACCCTGACCAATATTGTGGTGTTCGCCCCCGATGCCATGCACCCCAGGCCAACCGCGCGGATCGTGGTCTACATCCCGGACGACCCAGAGCATCCGCTCAAGCTCTACGACAGCCCTTCGGCGTTCGTTCAAGCGCTGACCCTCAAGTTGCGCGAGCCCGATTACCAGGCATTCTTCAGCCGCTTTGTCGACCATGCCGAACGCGGGCATTTCTTTGCCGGCCTGAACCAACGCCTGACCCGTGTGATCTGGCATCCGCACACGCGCGGCGAGCCGATGCCCACTTGGCGCAACACCCCCATCGACCAGCCCAACCTGCGCTTCTCAGTGGACCCGATCAACACCGACCTGTGGACCCACCTCTACCAACGGCAACTGAACAAAATCCTCAACGACGCCAGCCACATCGCCGTGCCCACCGCCAGCGCCGACCGAGCCGCCCGCTGGGCGCTTTGGGACGCACTGAGCAAAGTCGCCAGCGCAATCGTGCAGGTGGCCTCGTTCGTCGCCCTGCCCTTCGTGCCGTTCCTGGGCGAACTGATGCTCGGCTACATGGCCTGGCAGCTGCTCGACGACAGCTTCGAAGGCATCATCGACTGGGCCGAAGGTTTGCAGAGCGAAGCCCTCGGGCAATTGCTCGCCCTCACCGATTCGGCGGTGCAGTTCGGCCTGTTCGCCGTCGGCGGCGCCATCGCCAGCCAGACCTTCAGCCGCGTGCTGTCGCCCCAGACCCTGGCCCTGTTCGACTCACTCAAGGCGGTGAAGACCGACGCTGGAAAAACACGCTACTGGCGCCCGGACCTCACCCCCTACGAGCAAGCGATCGAGTTGCCCAAAGGCCTCAAGCCCGATCAACGGGGCTTGTACCAGCACCAGGGCAATACCGTGCTGCGCCTTGAAAACAAGCTGTACACCGTCCAGGTCGACATCAACACCGGGCGCTATCGGATCGAGCACCCCCACCGCGCCGATGCCTATCAACCTGTTTTGCGCCACAACGGCCACGGCGCCTGGCAGACCGTTCTCGACGATCCCCTGGCCTGGGACCGCGAGACAGTGCTGCGTCGCCTGGGTCACAGCGTTGAATCATTCAGCCCCTTCGAGCGCGAACTGATCCTGCGCATCAGCGGCTTTCACGACAATGTCCTGCGTGAAACCCACGTCGAGCATCAGCGGCCGCCCTCATTGCTGACCGATACCATCAAGCGCTTCAGGATCGACCGCGACATCCGCGCCCTGCTCGACCAGCCCGGGCACCCTGAACGCGAGGAAGCCCTGACCAATCCGCTGACGGTCTTCGGCTACCGCTACGACGCACTGGAAAAAACCGATGACCGCCTCGTCCAGCGCCTGCAAGGCGAGGAACGCGGGCTGCCCACGGACATCGCCCAGGAACTGGTAGACAACGCCACCGGCAGCGAACTCAGGCAATTGCAGGCCGGGCAAGTCCCTCGGCGCCTGAAGGACGTGGCGATCAAAGCCATGGAAGCCGTGCGTACCGCCAGGGCCTTCGAGGGCTTCTACCTGCGCACGGGCGAAACCCTGGACACCCACCGCCTGACCCTGCACAGCCTGCCATCCCTGCCGGGCTGGCCCGCCGACCTGCGTATCGAATTGCGTGCCTATTCGGCCAGCGGTGAGGTACTGGACAGCATCGGCCCCGCCGACGCGCCCACACAAAAGGCGTTGGTGTGCACGGCGGACGGCGCGGTTCACCTGGCGGACGACAACGCACAGAGCGGTACTTTTTACCAAGCCATTCTGCACACCCTGACCCGGCAGCAACGCGAAGCCCTGGGCGTTGCCGGCACCCACGGCGAAGCCCTCAAACAACAGGTGATCATCCAGGCCACGCGCACGCCGTCATTGCGCACACTGCTGGCCAAACACCCGAACCGCAAAACCCTGTATGACCCATCGACCATGCGACTGCCCGGTGGCACCGAGGGTTACTTTCGCAGCACCAGCCCTACCCCGACCCTGGATATGCGCGTGCGCGAGGTGTACCCCAACCTTGACCCGCAAGAACTGCGAGCCATGGTGCTACGCCTGCAAAACCACCCCGACGGCGCCCGTATGGTGCTCTCACGCCTGACCAGCGAATCGGATGCTTTGAATGTCGATCTGCAGCGCTGGGTCGCCCAAGCGCCCACTGTCAACGCGCAAACCGGCCTGCCACTGGAGCCACTGGAACGCCGGGCCATGCGCCACAATCGCCGCTTGCTGGCAGAGGAAATCCAGCGCAGTTGGCAGCGCCAGTCCGAGCGTGATGTCGATGCCGCCGATGGCAGCCAGCGTTACAGGCTAAGCTTCGGCGAGCCGATTCCGGGCGACCTGCCGGCGTTGCGCGCCGACTTCAGCCACGTGACCACACTCGCCCTCACCGGTGACAAGGCCGCCCATGGCCTGCCGGATTTCCTGCAATCGTTCACCGGTCTGCGCCGTCTGGAGCTGCACGGGTTCACCCTGGATTCGCTGCCGCAAGCCATCGGCCGCAACAGCCAACTGCAAACACTGATCCTCAGTGACTGCGGCATCACACTCGATGAGCGGGCCTGGAAAAGCCTGGCGTCGATGAGCCATTTGAAACAACTGGACCTGGCCGCCAATCGCTTCACCAGCGTGCCGAGCATCGACTCGTTGCCAGCGCTTGAGCATCTGGACCTGAGCAATACCGGCCTGACCGCCCTGCCCCATGGCACCTGGCAACACCCAGAGCTCAAGACCCTGCTGTTGATGAACAACGCCATCGGTGACTTGCCGGCCGAACTGTTCGAGAGCGAGGTGTACGAACGGCGTGGCCTGAACCTGGCGAACAATCCCCTCGACGAGGCGTCATGGGAACAGATCAAACAGCAGTACTTCGAAACCTCCTACGATCTGGGGGTGGCGGCGCCCGAAGCGGATGTGCAACGGGTGATGGCATTGTACCCGACGCTGGATGCCACGCAGGCCAGCGACTTCGTCTACGAATTGCCGGGCACGTTCACCCAGGGACGATCAATGCTCGACAGCCTTGAACAAGAACTGTCACGCCTGAGCCAGGACCTGGACAACTGGGCCACCGAGTTGCCGCAATTGCACCCGCAAACGGGCGAAGCGCTCGATGCCGGGCAACTGTTTGTCGAGCACCTCAATCGTGAGCGCTTCATGCAGCAACTGTTGCGTTGCTGGCGCCATGAAACGCAGCTCGATGGCTTCGATGACCACCTGGAACCCACCTATGAACTGAGCCTCGACGCGCCGATCCTCGGTGAGCTGCCGACCCTGCGCGCCGACTTCAGTCATGTGTCGGTGCTGGACCTGCGCGGTGTCGATGGCCTGGCACGCATCGGCCGTTTCCTCGACGCCTTCGCGCACCTCAAGCGCCTGCGCCTGCGCAACTTCGACCTCGGCAACATCCCCAATACCGTGTTCAAACTGGGTCGCCTGTACTCCCTGGCCCTGCCCAATTGCGGCATTACGCTGACAGAGGAATCCGCCAACGCCCTGGCCGGCCTGGAGCTGCTGGACTACCTCGACCTGGCGTCCAACCCGCTCGGTCGAACGCCGGACCTGGGCCAGATGCCGGACCTGATCAACCTGCTGCTGGATCACACCGGCATCACCGAGCTGCCCAATGGTTTGCTCAACAGGGCCGAATTGCATTGGGCGGACTTGAGCAACAACGCCATCACCGAGGTGCCAAGCGACCTCTCGGAAATGCCCACGGCGCTGGCGGAAAACCTGCACCTGCGCAACAACCCGCTGAGCGAAGCGGCCTTGCAGCGCCTGGTGGATTATTACGAGAGGACCGGCATCAGTTTCAGCGTCGATGCGGTGAACGAGCGCGGTGAAAGCCCGCCGTTGGCGGCCAGGGAAACCCAGGCCGACGAGTAG
- a CDS encoding M14 family metallopeptidase, producing MQRIDHVLPWSHLGSERHISVFRFGSGERKAYIQASLHADELPGMRTAWELKKRLGELEAQGLLNGVIELVPVANPLGLGQLLQGNHQGRFEAGSGKNFNRDFVELSAPVAQALDGRLGDDPHANIRLIRQAMSENLAALPAAASQLQGMQRILLSHACTADVVLDLHCDAEAALHMYALPQHWPQWRSLAAHLDVKVGLLAEDSGGSSFDEACSLPWLRLSRLFPDAQIPLACLATTIELGGQADTARDDAERYAAGILAFLAEQGLIGGEWPTPAQEPCEGMPFEGTELLLAPHPGVVSFLRQPGEWVEAGDEIFEVIDPLADRVSTVCAGTSGVLFAVERLRYAQPGFWLAKVAGREALRHGRLLND from the coding sequence ATGCAACGTATTGATCATGTATTGCCGTGGAGCCACCTCGGTAGCGAGCGGCATATTTCGGTGTTCCGCTTCGGTAGCGGCGAGCGCAAGGCCTACATCCAGGCCAGCCTGCACGCCGATGAACTGCCGGGCATGCGCACCGCCTGGGAACTGAAAAAACGCCTGGGCGAACTCGAAGCCCAAGGCCTGCTCAACGGCGTCATCGAACTGGTGCCGGTGGCCAACCCACTGGGCCTCGGGCAACTGCTGCAAGGCAATCACCAGGGGCGTTTCGAGGCGGGCAGCGGCAAGAACTTCAACCGTGATTTCGTCGAACTCAGCGCGCCGGTCGCGCAAGCGCTCGATGGCCGCCTGGGCGATGACCCGCACGCCAACATCCGCCTGATCCGCCAGGCCATGAGCGAAAACCTGGCTGCGTTGCCGGCCGCGGCGAGCCAGTTGCAAGGTATGCAGCGCATCCTGCTCAGCCACGCCTGCACCGCGGATGTGGTGCTGGACCTGCACTGCGATGCCGAGGCGGCGCTGCACATGTACGCCTTGCCGCAGCACTGGCCGCAGTGGCGTTCGCTGGCCGCGCACCTGGACGTGAAGGTCGGCCTGTTGGCGGAAGACTCCGGCGGCAGCTCGTTCGACGAAGCCTGCTCGCTGCCCTGGCTGCGCCTGTCGCGGTTGTTCCCCGACGCGCAGATTCCGCTGGCGTGCCTGGCGACCACCATTGAACTGGGTGGCCAGGCCGACACCGCACGTGACGATGCCGAACGCTACGCCGCAGGCATCCTGGCGTTCCTCGCCGAGCAAGGGCTGATCGGCGGCGAGTGGCCAACACCGGCACAGGAGCCGTGCGAAGGCATGCCGTTCGAAGGCACCGAATTGCTCCTGGCGCCGCATCCGGGCGTGGTCAGTTTCCTGCGTCAGCCCGGCGAATGGGTGGAAGCCGGCGACGAGATTTTCGAAGTGATCGATCCGTTGGCGGATCGGGTCAGCACGGTGTGTGCTGGTACGTCCGGGGTGCTGTTTGCCGTCGAGCGGCTGCGATATGCCCAACCCGGTTTCTGGCTGGCCAAGGTGGCGGGGCGCGAAGCGCTGCGTCACGGGCGCTTGCTCAACGACTGA
- a CDS encoding ABC transporter permease — protein MLKGYGAVILDGAWLTLQLALSSMALAIVLGLIGVALRLSPVRWLAWLGDLYSTVIRGIPDLVLILLIFYGGQDLLNRVAPMLGYDDYIDLNPLAAGIGTLGFIFGAYLSETFRGAFMAIPKGQAEAGMAYGMSSVQVFFRVMVPQMIRLAIPGFTNNWLVLTKATALISVVGLQDMMFKAKQAADATREPFTFFLAVAAMYLVITSVSLLALRHLEKRYSVGVRAAEL, from the coding sequence ATGTTGAAAGGCTACGGGGCTGTCATCCTCGATGGCGCATGGCTGACGCTTCAGCTCGCCTTGTCGTCCATGGCGCTGGCCATCGTCCTGGGGCTGATCGGCGTGGCGCTGCGTCTATCGCCGGTGCGCTGGCTGGCCTGGCTGGGCGACCTGTATTCCACGGTGATTCGCGGTATTCCCGACCTGGTGCTGATCCTGCTGATTTTCTACGGCGGCCAGGACTTGCTCAACCGCGTGGCGCCGATGCTCGGCTATGACGACTACATCGACTTGAACCCGCTGGCCGCCGGTATCGGCACCCTGGGTTTCATCTTCGGTGCGTACCTGTCGGAAACCTTCCGTGGCGCGTTCATGGCGATCCCCAAGGGGCAGGCCGAAGCGGGCATGGCCTACGGCATGAGCAGTGTCCAGGTGTTCTTCCGGGTGATGGTGCCGCAGATGATTCGCCTGGCGATCCCTGGCTTCACCAACAACTGGCTGGTGCTGACCAAGGCCACCGCGCTGATTTCGGTGGTGGGCCTGCAAGACATGATGTTCAAGGCCAAGCAGGCGGCGGATGCCACCCGCGAGCCTTTCACCTTCTTCCTCGCAGTGGCGGCGATGTACCTGGTGATCACCAGTGTCTCGTTGCTGGCATTGCGTCACCTCGAGAAGCGCTACTCGGTAGGCGTAAGGGCGGCTGAGCTATGA
- a CDS encoding ABC transporter ATP-binding protein has protein sequence MYKLEVQDLHKRYGSHEVLKGVSLKAAAGDVISIIGSSGSGKSTFLRCINLLEQPHAGRILLNNEELKLVANKDGAMKAADPKQLQRMRSRLSMVFQHFNLWSHMTALENIMEAPVHVLGVPKAEAREKAEHYLNKVGVAHRKDAYPGHMSGGEQQRVAIARALAMEPEVMLFDEPTSALDPELVGDVLKVMQSLAQEGRTMVVVTHEMGFAREVSNQLVFLHKGLVEESGNPREVLVNPQSERLQQFLSGSLK, from the coding sequence ATGTACAAACTTGAAGTCCAAGACCTGCATAAACGCTATGGCAGTCACGAAGTGCTCAAGGGCGTGTCCCTGAAAGCGGCCGCCGGCGATGTGATCAGCATCATCGGCTCCAGTGGCTCCGGCAAAAGTACCTTCCTGCGTTGTATCAACCTGCTGGAGCAGCCGCACGCCGGCCGCATCCTGCTCAACAACGAAGAACTGAAGCTGGTGGCGAACAAGGACGGCGCGATGAAGGCTGCCGACCCCAAGCAGCTGCAACGCATGCGTTCGCGCCTGTCGATGGTGTTCCAGCACTTCAATCTGTGGTCGCACATGACCGCGCTGGAAAACATCATGGAAGCACCGGTCCACGTGCTGGGCGTGCCCAAGGCCGAAGCCCGCGAGAAAGCCGAGCACTACCTGAACAAGGTCGGCGTGGCCCATCGCAAGGACGCCTACCCTGGGCACATGTCTGGCGGCGAGCAGCAGCGCGTGGCGATTGCCCGTGCACTGGCGATGGAGCCGGAGGTGATGCTGTTCGACGAACCGACCTCGGCACTCGACCCCGAGCTGGTCGGCGACGTGCTCAAGGTCATGCAGTCCCTGGCCCAGGAAGGCCGGACCATGGTGGTGGTGACCCACGAAATGGGCTTTGCCCGTGAAGTGTCGAACCAGCTGGTGTTCCTGCACAAAGGCCTGGTGGAAGAAAGCGGCAACCCGCGCGAAGTGCTGGTCAACCCGCAATCGGAACGCCTGCAGCAATTTCTCTCGGGTAGCCTGAAGTAA
- a CDS encoding ABC transporter substrate-binding protein — MKKLVLLGALALSVLSLPTFADDKPIKIGIEAAYPPFASKAPDGSIVGFDYDIGNALCEEMKVKCVWVEQEFDGLIPALKVRKIDAILSSMSITEDRKKSVDFTNKYYNTPARLVMKEGTQVSEGLSELKGKNIGVQRGSIHERFAREVLAPLGAEIKPYGSQNEIYLDVTAGRLDGTVADATLLNDGFLKTDAGKGFAFVGPAFTDVKYFGDGVGIAVRKGDALKDKINSAIVAIRENGKYKQIQDKYFAFDIYGK; from the coding sequence ATGAAGAAACTCGTGCTGCTTGGCGCCCTGGCACTGTCCGTGCTGTCCCTGCCAACCTTCGCCGATGACAAGCCAATCAAGATCGGTATCGAAGCGGCGTACCCTCCGTTCGCCTCCAAGGCACCGGATGGCAGCATCGTTGGTTTCGACTACGACATCGGCAACGCCCTGTGCGAAGAGATGAAGGTCAAGTGCGTGTGGGTCGAGCAGGAATTCGACGGTCTGATCCCGGCGCTCAAAGTGCGCAAGATCGACGCGATCCTGTCCTCGATGTCGATCACCGAAGACCGCAAGAAGTCCGTGGACTTCACCAACAAGTACTACAACACCCCGGCCCGCCTGGTCATGAAGGAAGGCACCCAGGTCAGCGAAGGCCTGAGCGAGCTCAAGGGCAAGAACATCGGCGTACAGCGTGGCTCGATCCACGAACGTTTCGCCCGCGAAGTCCTGGCCCCGCTGGGTGCCGAGATCAAGCCATACGGCTCGCAGAACGAAATTTACCTGGACGTCACCGCCGGCCGCCTCGACGGCACCGTGGCAGACGCTACGCTGCTTAATGACGGTTTCCTGAAAACCGACGCAGGCAAAGGCTTCGCGTTCGTCGGCCCGGCCTTCACCGACGTCAAGTACTTCGGCGACGGCGTCGGCATTGCCGTGCGCAAGGGTGATGCGCTCAAAGACAAGATCAACAGCGCCATCGTGGCCATCCGTGAAAACGGCAAATACAAGCAAATCCAGGACAAGTACTTCGCCTTCGATATCTACGGCAAGTAA
- the argR gene encoding transcriptional regulator ArgR, whose amino-acid sequence MTAHRIGFLIWPSTKALTLALAEEALRVAQRVHPEVVYELSFLQAEPPAEGAWQLPGEAWTGKLENFQKLFLLADEPPTAMTPALSGALKQLVRAGCVIGGLSAGVYPLAQLGLLDGYRAAVHWRWQDDFAERFPKVIATSHLFDWDRDRLTACGGMSVLDLLLAVLARDHGAELAGAVSEELVVERIREGGERQRIPLQNRLGSSHPKLTQAVLLMEANIEEPLTTDEIAQHVCVSRRQLERIFKQYLNRVPSQYYLELRLNKARQMLMQTSKSIIQIGLSCGFSSGPHFSSAYRNFFGATPREDRNQRRSSSPFELSSVPAERG is encoded by the coding sequence ATGACTGCCCATCGAATTGGTTTCCTGATTTGGCCCAGCACAAAAGCCCTGACGCTTGCGCTGGCTGAGGAGGCCTTGCGTGTTGCCCAGCGTGTGCATCCCGAAGTGGTCTACGAGTTGTCGTTCCTGCAGGCCGAACCGCCGGCCGAAGGCGCCTGGCAATTGCCGGGCGAGGCCTGGACCGGCAAGCTCGAGAACTTCCAGAAACTGTTCCTGCTCGCCGATGAACCACCGACCGCGATGACGCCAGCCCTGAGCGGCGCGCTCAAGCAACTGGTGCGCGCCGGTTGTGTGATCGGCGGCCTGTCGGCCGGGGTCTACCCGCTGGCGCAGCTCGGCCTGCTCGACGGTTATCGCGCCGCCGTGCACTGGCGTTGGCAGGATGATTTCGCCGAGCGTTTCCCCAAGGTCATCGCCACCAGCCACTTGTTCGACTGGGATCGCGACCGCCTGACCGCCTGTGGCGGCATGTCGGTGCTCGACCTGTTGCTGGCGGTGCTGGCCCGTGACCACGGCGCCGAGCTGGCCGGTGCGGTCTCCGAGGAACTGGTGGTCGAGCGCATCCGCGAAGGCGGCGAACGCCAGCGCATTCCGTTGCAGAACCGCCTGGGTTCCAGCCATCCGAAGCTCACCCAGGCCGTGCTGCTGATGGAGGCCAACATCGAAGAGCCGCTGACCACCGACGAAATCGCCCAGCACGTGTGCGTGTCCCGTCGGCAGCTGGAACGCATCTTCAAGCAATACCTCAACCGTGTGCCGAGCCAGTACTACCTGGAACTGCGCCTGAACAAGGCCCGGCAGATGTTGATGCAAACCAGCAAGTCGATCATCCAGATCGGCCTGTCGTGCGGTTTCTCCTCGGGGCCGCATTTCTCCAGCGCCTACCGCAACTTCTTCGGCGCCACGCCGCGGGAAGACCGCAACCAGCGGCGCAGCAGCAGCCCGTTCGAGCTGTCGTCGGTGCCGGCCGAGCGCGGCTGA
- a CDS encoding ABC transporter permease, which translates to MIFDYNVIWEALPLYLGGLVTTLKLLALSLFFGLLCALPLGLMRVSKNSVVNGIAWLYTYVIRGTPMLVQLFLIYYGLAQFEVVRESFLWPWLSSATFCACLAFAINTSAYTAEIIAGSLRATPHGEIEAAKAMGMSRFKMYKRILLPSALRRALPQYSNEVIMMLQTTSLASIVTLIDITGAARTVNAQYYLPFEAYITAGVFYLCLTFILVKLFKMAERRWLGYLAPRKH; encoded by the coding sequence ATGATCTTCGACTACAACGTCATCTGGGAGGCCCTGCCGCTGTACCTCGGCGGGCTGGTCACTACCCTCAAGTTGCTCGCACTGTCGCTGTTCTTCGGCCTGTTGTGCGCCTTGCCGCTGGGCCTGATGCGCGTGTCGAAGAACAGCGTGGTCAACGGCATCGCCTGGCTCTACACCTACGTGATCCGTGGCACGCCGATGCTGGTGCAGCTGTTCCTGATCTACTACGGCCTGGCGCAATTCGAAGTGGTGCGCGAAAGCTTCCTCTGGCCGTGGCTGTCCAGCGCCACCTTCTGCGCCTGCCTGGCCTTTGCCATCAACACCAGCGCCTACACCGCCGAAATCATCGCTGGCAGCCTGCGCGCCACGCCGCACGGCGAGATCGAAGCGGCCAAGGCCATGGGCATGTCGCGCTTCAAGATGTACAAGCGCATCCTGCTGCCGTCGGCCCTGCGCCGGGCGCTGCCGCAGTACAGTAACGAAGTGATCATGATGCTGCAGACCACGAGCCTTGCGTCCATCGTCACCCTGATCGACATCACCGGCGCCGCGCGCACGGTCAACGCCCAGTATTACCTGCCGTTCGAGGCGTACATCACCGCCGGCGTGTTCTACCTGTGCCTGACCTTCATCCTGGTGAAGCTGTTCAAGATGGCCGAGCGCCGCTGGTTGGGCTACCTGGCCCCACGGAAGCACTGA